The following are from one region of the Petrotoga mobilis SJ95 genome:
- a CDS encoding metallophosphoesterase family protein produces MKKYLIVTFFAILSVLFFSADLISSYQDNYILSNNYLTIGISKENGYITLFKSNEVNKSLFTNHKILISGVELQNSIVETSEDSIFFIYDENDFKVLNTYTLQEQNLLLSTMITNKTETKKRVQMNEIIDYSDTFPFFIKSKILNNYVLVLQQDFGSFGYFPVDDQTFQRVIANDEMTTSISFFTLEPEDVLEFTRVITVGESVSEIEKRYYDKFGIGYTTIEKNIILNNEKSAEGMRVVVEDELGTIQDVQLVDEKGKAEFYLPNDEDYGNFQVKVDFGNLKSESVSIVESEDLFVEVGENYFFYQPFLTNKEEDGVTINFRMAVPARATVEVYDSSSEAKVLEIQNEFPLEYHYIELSGLQPDSSYEYVINVEDTYTLNDVKTEKKAFKTKPLDENIDSFRFIVYGDTQIYDERHAYVVNRIVGDSDLNTAFILKPGDHTEEGTSEKSWSKFFESANPLSSQIPYYMALGNHERNSLLYYRAFELPSGGGDYSKRWYSFDYGNSHFVILDSNILESSDLYEKQMKWLEEDLKNNNDKKFIFVAFHHPFWTTATEYGNMEENLPEGHFNTKNWLPIFEKYGVDVVINGHIHAYERYFKDGIMFITSGGGGAKLNTNHGADPLPWHVKHVLGKLHYIIFDVYEDSIKVTVKAVARVDNPLFPNKYTPIDEIIDEFYIYKK; encoded by the coding sequence GTGAAAAAGTATCTTATCGTAACATTTTTTGCTATTTTGTCTGTACTCTTTTTTTCAGCAGATCTAATTTCATCTTATCAGGATAATTATATATTATCCAACAACTATTTGACAATAGGAATTTCTAAAGAAAATGGATATATAACCCTTTTTAAAAGTAATGAAGTTAATAAAAGTCTTTTCACAAATCATAAAATTCTAATTTCAGGTGTAGAGCTCCAAAACAGCATTGTAGAAACTTCGGAAGATTCGATTTTTTTCATTTATGATGAAAACGACTTCAAAGTGTTGAATACTTACACCCTACAAGAACAAAACCTCTTATTGAGTACTATGATAACTAACAAAACGGAAACAAAAAAACGAGTCCAAATGAATGAAATAATAGATTACTCCGACACATTTCCTTTTTTTATAAAGTCAAAGATCTTAAATAACTATGTATTAGTTCTTCAGCAAGATTTTGGAAGCTTTGGCTATTTCCCGGTTGATGATCAAACATTTCAGAGGGTTATAGCAAACGACGAGATGACCACAAGTATCTCATTTTTTACCCTTGAACCTGAGGATGTTCTTGAATTTACGAGAGTTATAACCGTTGGTGAGAGCGTTAGCGAAATAGAAAAAAGATATTACGATAAATTCGGTATAGGTTATACAACTATCGAAAAAAATATAATATTGAACAATGAAAAGTCTGCTGAGGGCATGAGAGTTGTTGTAGAAGATGAATTGGGAACGATTCAAGATGTTCAACTAGTTGATGAAAAAGGAAAAGCAGAATTTTATCTTCCCAATGATGAAGATTATGGGAATTTCCAAGTTAAAGTAGATTTTGGAAATTTGAAGAGTGAATCTGTCTCTATTGTAGAGTCTGAAGACCTTTTTGTTGAAGTTGGAGAAAATTACTTTTTTTACCAACCTTTCCTCACTAACAAAGAGGAAGATGGTGTGACTATCAATTTCAGGATGGCTGTCCCTGCCAGGGCAACTGTAGAAGTTTATGATTCAAGTAGCGAAGCTAAGGTGTTAGAAATACAAAACGAGTTTCCTTTGGAATATCACTATATAGAACTTTCTGGCTTGCAACCTGATTCTTCCTATGAATACGTGATAAATGTTGAAGATACTTATACTCTGAATGATGTTAAGACAGAAAAAAAGGCTTTTAAAACCAAGCCTTTAGATGAAAATATTGATTCTTTTCGATTTATAGTTTATGGAGATACTCAAATCTATGACGAAAGACACGCTTACGTTGTTAATAGAATTGTAGGAGATTCGGATCTAAATACAGCATTCATTCTAAAGCCTGGAGATCACACGGAAGAAGGCACATCAGAGAAGAGCTGGAGTAAATTTTTTGAGTCTGCAAACCCTTTAAGTTCTCAAATCCCCTATTACATGGCTTTAGGTAATCACGAAAGAAACAGTTTACTTTATTATAGGGCATTCGAGCTTCCAAGTGGTGGTGGAGATTATTCCAAGAGATGGTACTCTTTTGATTATGGAAACTCTCATTTTGTTATCTTAGATTCTAATATTTTGGAATCTTCGGATCTTTATGAAAAACAAATGAAGTGGCTGGAAGAAGATCTTAAAAACAATAATGATAAAAAATTTATCTTCGTGGCTTTCCATCATCCTTTTTGGACGACAGCCACGGAGTATGGTAATATGGAAGAAAATCTTCCCGAAGGTCATTTCAACACAAAGAATTGGTTGCCCATTTTCGAAAAGTACGGTGTTGATGTTGTGATAAACGGACATATACACGCTTACGAAAGGTATTTTAAGGATGGAATCATGTTTATAACCAGTGGTGGAGGGGGTGCTAAGCTAAATACAAATCATGGAGCGGATCCACTGCCTTGGCATGTAAAGCACGTGCTTGGAAAGCTCCATTACATTATTTTTGATGTTTACGAAGATTCGATCAAAGTTACTGTAAAAGCAGTGGCGAGGGTTGATAATCCTCTTTTCCCAAATAAATATACTCCAATTGACGAAATAATTGATGAATTCTACATATACAAAAAGTGA
- the rsxA gene encoding electron transport complex subunit RsxA has product MNLILLFISAALVNNIILTRFLGICPFLGVSRSKSSAVGMSIAVIFVMTIAGVITWLLNQILIMLGVEFLRTIVFILVIAVLVQFVEFFIKKSSPALYEALGIYLPLITTNCAILGIALLNIQTNYTFIESLVNSFASGLGFSLALIIFSSIREKMQLNNVPKPFQGTALALITAGLLSMAFMGFSGLVKL; this is encoded by the coding sequence ATGAATCTTATCCTTCTCTTTATTTCAGCCGCTTTGGTAAACAATATTATTTTAACTAGATTTTTAGGTATTTGCCCTTTTTTAGGAGTTTCTAGAAGCAAAAGTTCCGCTGTTGGAATGTCTATCGCAGTAATTTTTGTCATGACGATAGCAGGAGTAATAACTTGGCTCTTAAATCAGATACTAATAATGCTTGGAGTAGAATTTTTAAGAACGATCGTGTTTATTTTGGTAATTGCTGTACTTGTTCAATTTGTTGAGTTCTTTATTAAGAAATCAAGTCCAGCCCTTTACGAAGCCTTGGGGATATACTTACCACTCATAACAACCAATTGTGCAATATTGGGGATCGCATTGTTAAACATACAAACTAATTACACCTTTATCGAAAGTTTGGTAAACTCTTTTGCTTCTGGATTGGGATTTTCGCTGGCATTAATAATATTTTCTTCAATAAGAGAAAAAATGCAACTAAACAATGTCCCAAAACCCTTCCAAGGTACCGCTTTAGCGCTAATAACGGCTGGACTTCTTTCAATGGCTTTTATGGGGTTTTCAGGTTTGGTGAAATTATGA
- the rsxE gene encoding electron transport complex subunit RsxE — protein sequence MADLKNFTNGLIKNNPTFVQVLGMCPTLATTTSAENGLGMGIATLAVLTMSNIVISLIRKIVPKKIRIPIYIVIIASFVTMIDLIMHGLTYELWQTLGIFIPLIVVNCIIMGRAESFASKNGVLDSIFDALGIGLGFTGALVLLGSVRELLGNGTIFGFTVWGDALNLYLFILPPGAFITLGLLLGMFNSIGISRENKKKKAGAKK from the coding sequence ATGGCTGATCTAAAAAATTTTACCAATGGTTTGATAAAAAACAACCCTACTTTTGTTCAAGTGTTAGGAATGTGTCCTACTTTAGCTACAACTACAAGCGCAGAAAATGGTTTAGGAATGGGAATAGCCACTCTAGCTGTTTTAACAATGTCAAACATTGTAATCTCTTTGATCAGGAAAATAGTTCCCAAAAAGATAAGAATTCCCATTTATATCGTTATTATAGCTTCTTTTGTAACAATGATAGATCTCATAATGCACGGACTAACATACGAATTATGGCAGACTTTGGGAATATTTATACCTTTGATAGTTGTGAACTGTATCATAATGGGAAGGGCAGAATCTTTCGCATCAAAAAACGGGGTATTAGATTCAATATTTGATGCCTTGGGAATCGGTTTAGGTTTTACAGGAGCACTCGTATTATTGGGATCAGTAAGAGAATTATTGGGTAACGGAACGATCTTTGGTTTTACGGTGTGGGGAGACGCCCTCAACTTATACCTTTTCATACTACCACCTGGCGCATTCATTACTTTAGGACTTTTACTTGGAATGTTCAATTCGATAGGTATAAGTAGAGAAAACAAAAAGAAGAAGGCAGGTGCTAAAAAATGA
- a CDS encoding RnfABCDGE type electron transport complex subunit D — MNLSTEAAPHFRTTNTTRKIMIDVLISLIPAVIASTWIFGFRALFIMLFSMVFAEMLDFSIVRFIRKQKDHIPDFSASVTGLLLGMNLSLAVNWWQIMLGVVIAIILAKQVFGGLGQNFFNPALVGRAFMLISFPTAMTTWYVPFYYQNPDIVTSASVLGIISEEGMSTVLQNYTYWDMFIGTIPGSIGEVSALALIIGFIYLVIKGRIKLMIPVSYIGTVLIFSSVFYMVDPTKFGTPLFHLLAGGLILGALFMATDMVTSPMTKMGQLVFGVGAGILTMIIRFFGSYPEGVSFSILIMNAFVPLIDDWLKPKIYGTTKGEIKHA, encoded by the coding sequence TTGAATCTTAGCACTGAAGCGGCTCCCCATTTTAGAACTACCAATACTACTAGAAAAATTATGATCGATGTTTTGATATCATTGATACCTGCGGTTATTGCTTCAACGTGGATCTTTGGTTTTCGAGCACTTTTTATTATGTTATTTTCTATGGTTTTTGCAGAAATGTTGGATTTTTCGATCGTTCGTTTCATAAGAAAGCAAAAAGATCACATCCCTGATTTTTCCGCTTCTGTTACAGGGTTACTCTTAGGTATGAACCTTTCTTTAGCTGTTAACTGGTGGCAAATTATGTTAGGAGTGGTCATTGCGATAATTTTAGCGAAACAAGTATTTGGGGGGTTAGGTCAAAACTTTTTTAACCCTGCTTTAGTTGGAAGGGCTTTTATGTTGATATCTTTCCCTACAGCTATGACCACCTGGTATGTACCTTTTTATTACCAGAATCCTGATATTGTTACTTCTGCCTCCGTACTGGGAATAATTTCTGAAGAAGGAATGAGCACAGTACTCCAAAATTATACTTACTGGGATATGTTCATCGGAACAATTCCCGGTTCTATCGGAGAAGTTAGCGCTTTAGCTTTAATTATTGGTTTCATATACTTAGTCATTAAAGGTAGAATAAAATTGATGATCCCTGTATCCTATATAGGAACGGTTTTAATTTTTAGCTCTGTTTTTTACATGGTTGATCCTACCAAATTTGGAACTCCCTTGTTCCATCTTTTAGCAGGTGGCTTAATATTAGGTGCTTTGTTCATGGCAACGGATATGGTTACTTCTCCAATGACCAAAATGGGCCAGCTCGTTTTTGGTGTGGGAGCTGGAATTTTAACCATGATCATAAGATTTTTTGGTAGTTACCCCGAAGGTGTCTCCTTTTCAATACTTATCATGAACGCCTTTGTCCCTTTGATTGATGATTGGCTAAAACCAAAAATTTATGGAACAACCAAAGGGGAGATAAAACATGCGTGA
- the rsxC gene encoding electron transport complex subunit RsxC — MPTLTFKGGVHPPQKKHFTKDKPFEKLPLPDFVYLFTTNHIGAPAKPIVKEGDQVKTGQLIAEAAGNISANIHASVTGEVVGIESFINTSTGRKDNAIVIKRTSEDIWEYIEHDENFKKFSKEELINIVKKAGIVGLGGAMFPSHVKLSIPAGKKVDYLIINGAECEPYITVDDMMMRTYTEEIIKGIKIIEYIVNPGKIYVGIEENKPEAIKAMKNALKNENIEVAILKTKYPQGAEKQLIKSITKREVPSGGLPIDAGALVFNISTTYAIYDAVINGKPLVERGITLSGGVKKPGNYWFRIGTKVSDLLNQVGLVEEEKIDRIIYGGPMTGLPLPNIDLPTFKGNNAITVLTKEEIPQKHEYPCIRCASCVKACPIGLQPYYLKKLADARKNDIAQENGIMDCIECGACSYICPSNIDLVKTFKTTKKVIKAIQKRRV, encoded by the coding sequence GTGCCAACATTAACTTTTAAAGGTGGTGTACATCCGCCTCAGAAGAAGCATTTTACAAAGGACAAACCTTTTGAAAAGTTACCTTTGCCCGATTTTGTATACCTATTCACAACTAACCATATAGGAGCTCCTGCAAAGCCAATCGTAAAAGAAGGCGATCAGGTAAAAACAGGTCAATTAATAGCAGAGGCTGCAGGCAATATTTCAGCAAACATACATGCTTCTGTTACAGGGGAAGTTGTTGGTATAGAATCATTTATAAATACCTCCACAGGAAGAAAGGATAACGCAATTGTAATAAAAAGAACTTCAGAAGATATTTGGGAGTATATTGAACACGATGAAAACTTTAAGAAGTTTTCAAAGGAAGAATTAATTAACATTGTTAAAAAAGCCGGTATAGTGGGATTAGGTGGTGCTATGTTCCCATCTCATGTAAAATTAAGTATACCCGCTGGCAAAAAAGTCGATTACTTAATAATCAATGGAGCAGAATGTGAACCTTACATAACTGTCGATGATATGATGATGAGAACATACACAGAAGAAATCATTAAAGGAATAAAAATAATAGAATATATAGTTAATCCGGGAAAAATTTATGTGGGCATCGAAGAAAACAAACCTGAAGCAATAAAAGCCATGAAAAACGCTTTAAAAAATGAAAATATCGAAGTTGCAATTCTAAAAACAAAATATCCTCAAGGTGCAGAAAAACAATTAATAAAATCTATCACAAAAAGGGAAGTCCCTTCAGGAGGATTACCTATTGACGCTGGGGCTTTAGTTTTTAACATTTCCACTACCTATGCAATTTATGATGCAGTAATCAATGGGAAACCCTTAGTTGAACGTGGTATCACTTTGAGTGGGGGTGTAAAAAAACCTGGTAACTATTGGTTCCGAATTGGAACTAAGGTTTCAGACCTTTTAAATCAAGTAGGACTCGTTGAAGAGGAAAAAATCGACAGAATAATCTATGGTGGACCAATGACAGGATTACCTTTACCAAATATTGATTTACCGACTTTCAAGGGAAACAATGCGATCACCGTATTAACAAAAGAAGAGATACCACAAAAGCATGAATATCCATGTATTAGATGTGCTTCTTGTGTTAAAGCATGCCCCATAGGACTTCAACCTTACTACCTAAAAAAACTTGCTGATGCTAGGAAAAACGACATCGCACAAGAAAATGGAATTATGGATTGTATAGAATGTGGTGCTTGTTCTTACATTTGTCCATCAAATATAGATCTAGTTAAAACGTTCAAGACAACAAAAAAGGTTATAAAAGCCATTCAAAAAAGGAGGGTTTGA
- a CDS encoding prepilin-type N-terminal cleavage/methylation domain-containing protein — translation MKKTKFNEGFTVVEVLIVLGIISILASIAIPSITGLINQAKATKIVTEMQNVQVAVMNYGIYNSTLSGLTFDALLSDGYLTSQPENIDIDSSTPLEIRIVYDGDSPTATELKKINNNILIDNDTAYLVVKY, via the coding sequence ATGAAAAAGACAAAATTTAACGAAGGTTTCACAGTGGTTGAGGTTCTAATAGTATTGGGGATCATTTCGATTCTCGCTAGCATCGCCATCCCATCGATTACAGGACTTATCAATCAAGCTAAAGCAACTAAAATAGTAACTGAAATGCAAAATGTTCAAGTCGCTGTAATGAACTATGGTATTTATAATTCAACCTTAAGTGGGTTGACGTTTGATGCTCTCTTGTCAGATGGCTATTTAACATCTCAACCAGAAAATATAGACATAGATTCCTCTACCCCATTAGAAATCAGAATCGTATATGACGGTGACTCACCTACCGCAACAGAGCTAAAAAAGATTAACAACAACATACTTATCGATAATGATACTGCCTATTTAGTAGTTAAATATTAA
- a CDS encoding RnfABCDGE type electron transport complex subunit G — MREYIKTGLILTAFMVAAGFLVSVVYNFVNPMIVQSEFNNTLSAIEEVLKDANTGEYLVSNIPTNEEQLEKNMWKEGQDGVLYVSQKNAKVYSPVYKFTENNTEIYVMTVSGVGYGGDVVSVISFIKKDDGQITLNKIEVINYSQETPGLGAKISEEPVKRRFSMIPESGLNVGIKVDKDAGVTVPTNSINTYKEQGVVKTSDVMTGATITPRAVADSINAAVEFLKEEGVM; from the coding sequence ATGCGTGAATATATAAAAACAGGTTTAATCTTAACCGCTTTTATGGTCGCTGCCGGTTTTTTAGTATCTGTTGTTTACAATTTTGTCAATCCGATGATAGTACAATCCGAATTTAATAATACATTGTCAGCTATAGAAGAAGTATTAAAAGATGCAAATACCGGTGAGTATTTAGTTTCTAATATTCCTACCAATGAAGAACAGTTAGAAAAAAATATGTGGAAAGAAGGTCAAGATGGGGTTTTATACGTAAGTCAAAAAAATGCAAAAGTCTATTCCCCCGTTTATAAGTTCACGGAAAACAACACCGAAATTTATGTCATGACAGTTTCAGGAGTAGGTTATGGAGGAGATGTGGTTAGCGTTATTTCATTCATCAAAAAAGATGATGGCCAAATTACTTTGAATAAAATAGAAGTAATAAATTATTCACAAGAAACCCCCGGACTAGGTGCCAAAATCTCTGAAGAACCCGTGAAAAGAAGATTTAGTATGATCCCAGAATCAGGTTTAAATGTGGGCATTAAGGTCGATAAAGACGCCGGCGTAACTGTCCCAACTAATTCAATAAATACTTACAAAGAACAAGGTGTAGTGAAAACTAGCGATGTAATGACAGGAGCAACAATAACTCCAAGAGCCGTTGCTGATTCTATTAATGCAGCTGTAGAATTTTTAAAAGAGGAAGGGGTGATGTGA
- a CDS encoding sigma-70 family RNA polymerase sigma factor: MIEKDKIEDFESESTDCTQADKSSKVKKYSLSLTIKNNPNAITDEILRKIKKKLAKDKSTVTFEEIDESIPSQMREDFTLEFLITFYNELKKSNISVVDGSSGNFCEEDEEKELEVNEEFKDSEEYEEIFEDFSDVEVEMCDNISLQDPIKIYLKEISKSKLLTPSRERKLARRAQMGDKRAREELIKANLRLVISIAKRYVGHGLGFLDLIQEGNIGLMKAVAKFDWKKGYKFSTYSYWWIRQAITRAIADQGRTVRIPVHLVETINRMNRVVNKYIQENGEVPDLEELSVLMDKPVDKMKEVLISAKNIFSLNAPISNDVDAEGESEVLDFIDSDSPTPDEEGRKMIIRQKMEMIIDTLSPKEAMILKMRYGFVDGKQKTLEEVGEFFNVTRERIRQIESKSIRKLKHPARKKMIENIIQEY, translated from the coding sequence ATGATAGAAAAAGACAAAATCGAGGACTTCGAATCGGAGAGCACAGATTGCACTCAAGCTGATAAAAGCTCAAAAGTCAAAAAATATTCCTTGTCTTTAACTATTAAAAATAATCCTAATGCAATCACCGATGAAATTTTAAGAAAAATCAAAAAAAAGCTAGCTAAAGATAAGAGCACAGTAACCTTTGAAGAAATTGATGAATCTATACCTAGCCAAATGCGTGAGGATTTTACGTTAGAATTTTTAATAACGTTTTACAATGAATTAAAAAAATCTAATATTTCAGTAGTAGACGGCTCTTCAGGTAATTTCTGTGAAGAGGATGAAGAAAAAGAGTTAGAAGTCAACGAAGAGTTTAAAGATTCTGAAGAATACGAAGAGATTTTCGAAGATTTTTCCGATGTTGAAGTCGAGATGTGTGATAATATTTCGTTGCAGGATCCGATTAAAATATATTTGAAAGAGATTAGTAAGAGCAAATTATTAACTCCTTCAAGAGAAAGAAAGCTAGCAAGAAGGGCGCAGATGGGGGATAAAAGAGCCAGAGAGGAACTTATAAAAGCTAATCTTAGATTAGTCATTAGTATTGCAAAAAGGTATGTTGGCCATGGATTAGGCTTTTTGGATCTCATACAAGAAGGAAATATTGGTTTAATGAAAGCTGTTGCTAAATTTGATTGGAAAAAAGGTTACAAATTCTCTACTTATTCTTATTGGTGGATACGCCAGGCTATAACAAGAGCGATTGCTGATCAAGGAAGGACTGTAAGAATTCCAGTACATTTGGTAGAAACGATTAATAGAATGAATAGGGTCGTAAATAAGTATATTCAAGAAAATGGAGAAGTACCTGATTTAGAAGAACTCTCTGTTTTGATGGACAAGCCGGTAGATAAGATGAAAGAGGTATTAATTAGTGCCAAAAATATATTCTCCTTAAATGCCCCGATTTCTAATGATGTAGATGCTGAAGGAGAAAGTGAGGTACTCGATTTTATTGATTCTGATTCACCTACCCCTGATGAAGAGGGAAGGAAGATGATTATTCGTCAAAAAATGGAAATGATCATTGATACACTTTCACCTAAGGAAGCTATGATACTAAAAATGAGATACGGTTTCGTAGATGGGAAACAGAAAACTCTCGAAGAGGTCGGAGAATTTTTTAACGTAACAAGGGAAAGAATCAGGCAGATAGAGTCCAAATCTATCAGGAAGTTAAAACATCCGGCTAGAAAAAAGATGATAGAAAATATTATCCAGGAATACTAA
- the frr gene encoding ribosome recycling factor, translated as MAKRSSYAKEAEEKMKKTLEHFEDELKKVRTGRPTTAIFEDIKVDYYGMPTPINQVATLSVGEERTVVITPWDKKMLEPIEKAINSSNFGFHAINDGNVVRVSFPNPTIEERRKLVKAIKEMLEETKVALRNIRRDDIKKVKEIKNEGSISEDEAKKFEEEIQEILKENEDEAEKIFQRKEKEIMES; from the coding sequence ATGGCAAAGAGAAGTTCTTATGCGAAAGAAGCAGAAGAAAAAATGAAAAAAACTCTTGAACATTTTGAGGACGAATTAAAAAAAGTAAGAACCGGACGACCTACTACCGCTATTTTTGAGGATATAAAAGTCGATTATTATGGTATGCCTACTCCCATTAATCAGGTTGCAACCTTAAGTGTTGGAGAAGAAAGAACCGTTGTCATAACCCCATGGGATAAAAAGATGCTGGAACCCATAGAAAAAGCGATAAATTCTTCTAATTTTGGTTTTCACGCTATAAATGATGGTAACGTAGTGAGGGTATCTTTCCCAAATCCCACTATTGAAGAAAGAAGAAAACTGGTAAAAGCTATAAAAGAGATGCTAGAAGAAACAAAAGTGGCTTTAAGAAATATTAGAAGAGATGATATAAAAAAGGTTAAAGAAATAAAGAACGAGGGTTCAATAAGTGAAGACGAGGCAAAAAAATTCGAAGAAGAAATCCAAGAGATTTTAAAAGAAAATGAAGATGAAGCAGAAAAAATATTCCAAAGAAAAGAAAAAGAGATCATGGAGTCATAA
- a CDS encoding phosphatidate cytidylyltransferase gives MNKKELWTRVISGVIIGPIVVFSYLTYPTLLGLVTTIVMLASFELIELFTSDVKNSFIKLLLTFIVGTSSLIYGFSLEAEYRGILPFESEGIFFLAFVASVFSIMLLVKEITHTKRFIESSALSIIYVSFFLSNFYLIHLNYGPGMAILALTAVWAYDAGAYFFGLSFGKHKLSPHFSPKKSWEGLLGGIFFTFAYIFIFDSIGVFFGSIQKITLLQTLIFALMVGFFDTIGDLTESIIKRYYNVKDSGEILPGHGGMLDRIDGLLIVTPMWYFLLRILWI, from the coding sequence TTGAATAAAAAAGAACTCTGGACAAGAGTAATATCAGGGGTAATTATTGGACCTATAGTTGTTTTTTCTTATTTAACGTATCCCACTCTTTTAGGATTGGTTACAACTATAGTGATGTTAGCTTCCTTTGAATTGATTGAACTATTTACAAGTGATGTCAAAAATAGTTTCATCAAGCTTTTGCTTACTTTTATTGTAGGAACATCCAGTCTTATATATGGATTCTCCTTGGAGGCTGAATATAGAGGAATTTTACCTTTTGAAAGTGAAGGAATATTTTTCTTAGCTTTCGTAGCGTCTGTATTTTCGATCATGCTCTTAGTTAAAGAAATAACGCACACAAAAAGGTTCATAGAATCTTCTGCATTAAGTATTATCTACGTATCTTTTTTCCTTTCAAACTTTTATTTGATTCATTTGAACTACGGACCAGGGATGGCGATTTTAGCATTAACTGCAGTATGGGCTTATGACGCCGGTGCATATTTTTTTGGATTGAGTTTCGGTAAACATAAACTTTCTCCACATTTTTCACCAAAAAAAAGTTGGGAGGGATTATTAGGTGGCATCTTTTTCACTTTTGCTTATATATTTATATTTGATTCCATTGGGGTTTTTTTTGGAAGCATTCAAAAAATAACTCTCTTGCAAACCCTTATCTTTGCATTGATGGTGGGCTTTTTTGATACCATTGGAGATTTAACAGAATCAATTATTAAAAGATATTATAATGTAAAAGATTCTGGAGAAATTTTACCAGGTCATGGGGGAATGCTCGACAGAATTGATGGTTTGTTGATCGTAACCCCAATGTGGTATTTTTTGTTGAGAATACTGTGGATATAG
- the uppS gene encoding polyprenyl diphosphate synthase, translating into MKLSKVPAHVGIIMDGNGRWATKSGYDRNYGHQRGAETALKVIEWSKEFGINYLTLYTFSEENWKRPQNEIEFLFDLLIRYFEDNLKRIIENGVNVRFLGRINKLPESLIKTCKEIEDISKNNKDFNLIFALNYSGRQEIVDAVNKILKEKKTTITKEDIDSNLYLPDVPYPDLIIRTAGEERLSNFLLWQSAYSELYFTETLWPDFSYDDYFNALLDYSKRERRFGGISSKSKDMEENL; encoded by the coding sequence ATGAAACTTTCAAAAGTACCTGCCCATGTTGGTATAATTATGGATGGAAACGGAAGATGGGCAACTAAAAGTGGCTATGACAGAAACTATGGACATCAAAGGGGTGCTGAAACTGCCCTCAAAGTTATTGAGTGGTCTAAAGAATTTGGAATTAATTATCTTACCTTATACACCTTTTCAGAAGAAAATTGGAAGAGACCACAAAATGAAATAGAATTTTTATTTGATTTACTCATAAGATACTTTGAAGATAACCTTAAACGTATCATAGAAAATGGGGTAAATGTTAGATTTTTGGGAAGGATCAATAAACTGCCAGAAAGTCTCATAAAGACTTGTAAAGAAATCGAGGACATAAGTAAAAATAACAAAGATTTCAATTTGATCTTCGCCTTGAATTACAGTGGAAGACAAGAGATTGTAGATGCAGTAAATAAAATCTTGAAAGAAAAGAAGACAACAATAACAAAAGAAGATATTGACAGCAACCTTTATTTACCAGATGTTCCTTATCCTGATTTAATAATAAGAACAGCAGGTGAAGAAAGACTAAGTAACTTCTTACTTTGGCAATCTGCTTATTCTGAACTGTATTTTACAGAAACTCTATGGCCTGATTTTTCCTATGATGATTACTTCAACGCCCTTTTAGATTATTCTAAAAGAGAGAGACGATTCGGGGGTATAAGCAGTAAGTCTAAAGATATGGAGGAAAACCTTTGA